The following proteins are encoded in a genomic region of Balaenoptera ricei isolate mBalRic1 chromosome 14, mBalRic1.hap2, whole genome shotgun sequence:
- the C14H18orf21 gene encoding UPF0711 protein C18orf21 homolog isoform X2, whose product MRQKHYLEAAARKLQDSCPGQARYLLWAYSSSHDDKSTFEGACPYCFQLLVQDKSRVRLKPKPKLTPKIQKLLNREARNYTLSFKEAKILKKYKDSKSVLNSYIWTVNTHLLLKECEQNKEALLSTKNVA is encoded by the exons ATGAGGCAGAAGCACTACCTTGAGGCTGCGGCGCGGAAACTACAAGATAGCTGCCCGGGCCAGGCCCGCTATCTCCt CTGGGCCTACAGTTCGTCACACG aTGATAAAAGCACTTTTGAAGGAGCATGTCCATACTGTTTCCAGTTGCTGGTTCAGGATAAGTCTCGAGTACGTctcaaacccaaacccaaactgACACCCAAAATACAGAAACTTCTTAATCGAGAAGCAAGAAATTATACACTCAGttttaaagaagcaaaaattttgaaaaagtacaAAGACTCCAAAAGTGTATTG AACAGCTACATCTGGACAGTCAACACCCATTTGCTCCTCAAAGAATGTGAGCAAAACAAAGAAGCACTTCTCTCAACTAAAAATGTTGCTTAG
- the C14H18orf21 gene encoding UPF0711 protein C18orf21 homolog isoform X1, with the protein MRQKHYLEAAARKLQDSCPGQARYLLWAYSSSHDDKSTFEGACPYCFQLLVQDKSRVRLKPKPKLTPKIQKLLNREARNYTLSFKEAKILKKYKDSKSVLLITCKTCNRAVKHHGKSRSFLSTLKSNPTTPASKLSLKTPERKTLSSAKLNHDMSGSKAKSPALIFRTATSGQSTPICSSKNVSKTKKHFSQLKMLLSQSESEKNPKVDFRNFLSSL; encoded by the exons ATGAGGCAGAAGCACTACCTTGAGGCTGCGGCGCGGAAACTACAAGATAGCTGCCCGGGCCAGGCCCGCTATCTCCt CTGGGCCTACAGTTCGTCACACG aTGATAAAAGCACTTTTGAAGGAGCATGTCCATACTGTTTCCAGTTGCTGGTTCAGGATAAGTCTCGAGTACGTctcaaacccaaacccaaactgACACCCAAAATACAGAAACTTCTTAATCGAGAAGCAAGAAATTATACACTCAGttttaaagaagcaaaaattttgaaaaagtacaAAGACTCCAAAAGTGTATTG TTGATTACTTGTAAAACATGCAACAGAGCAGTTAAACATCATGGTAAAAGTAGAAGCTTTCTATCAACATTGAAGAGCAATCCTACCACTCCTGCGAGTAAACTCAGCCTAAAGACCCCAGAGAGAAAGACTCTAAGTTCTGCAAAGCTAAATCATGATATGTCTGGTTCCAAAGCCAAGAGCCCAGCATTGATTTTCAG AACAGCTACATCTGGACAGTCAACACCCATTTGCTCCTCAAAGAATGTGAGCAAAACAAAGAAGCACTTCTCTCAACTAAAAATGTTGCTTAGTCAGAGTGAATCTGAAAAGAATCCAAAGGTGGACTTCAGAAATTTCTTATCTTCTTTGTAA